From one Chryseobacterium sp. 3008163 genomic stretch:
- a CDS encoding T9SS type A sorting domain-containing protein, translating to MKSIYLLALALGSSAFGQTITFKGCYNLFENQTYTFTKTGLDANNKGIYITTPVTGDQDCGGLGTCEFKIQWNNTLTRWEFLADSGNGNFVNPFLIYYNSTGNNAVSTPPANNFGTWVENTAVTNGECGGNLTAANSTMTGNVHSSNLGTSTSELTRTKIQIFPNPVSEIISISGIENAQTVEIYNMAGQLVRTEDFAEK from the coding sequence ATGAAAAGTATCTATCTTTTAGCACTGGCACTCGGAAGCTCAGCTTTTGGCCAGACAATAACTTTCAAGGGTTGTTATAATCTTTTTGAAAACCAAACCTATACTTTTACAAAAACAGGTTTAGATGCTAACAATAAAGGTATTTATATAACAACACCTGTAACCGGAGATCAGGATTGTGGGGGATTAGGAACATGTGAGTTTAAAATACAATGGAATAATACATTAACCAGATGGGAATTTTTAGCAGATTCGGGAAATGGAAACTTTGTTAACCCTTTTTTAATTTATTATAATTCGACAGGGAATAATGCAGTTTCAACTCCACCCGCAAACAATTTTGGAACATGGGTTGAAAACACGGCAGTAACTAACGGAGAATGTGGAGGAAATCTTACTGCTGCGAACTCTACAATGACAGGAAATGTTCATTCAAGCAATTTAGGAACTTCAACTTCAGAGCTTACGAGAACTAAGATTCAGATTTTCCCTAATCCGGTATCTGAAATCATTAGTATTTCTGGTATTGAAAATGCTCAAACAGTTGAAATTTATAATATGGCCGGGCAATTGGTAAGAACTGAAGATTTTGCAGAAAAATAA
- a CDS encoding type B 50S ribosomal protein L31, translating to MKKGIHPENYRLVVFKDMSNDEVFVGKSTAETKDTIEHEGVEYPLIKMEISSSSHPFYTGKTKLVDTAGRVDKFMNKYKKFSK from the coding sequence ATGAAAAAAGGAATTCACCCAGAAAATTATAGACTTGTTGTTTTCAAAGATATGAGTAACGACGAGGTATTTGTAGGAAAATCTACTGCTGAAACAAAAGACACTATCGAGCACGAAGGTGTAGAGTACCCATTGATCAAAATGGAAATCTCTTCTAGCTCTCACCCTTTCTACACAGGAAAGACTAAATTAGTTGATACTGCAGGTAGAGTAGACAAGTTCATGAATAAATACAAGAAATTCTCTAAGTAA
- a CDS encoding 3-phosphoshikimate 1-carboxyvinyltransferase: MKLEKSKLIGNKTIQISGSKSISNRLLILESLFSNIKIGNLSNSQDTQLLKKALSENTETVDIHHAGTAMRFLTSYYSIQEGKTTILTGSGRMKERPIKNLVTALQNLGVQIEYLENEGFPPLKITGRKITEKKVDVPANISSQFITSLLLIGGRLENGLEINLVGEVTSRSYIEMTLDILTKFGIKNTFEGNTIKVESFINNHSSIINYEVESDWSSASYFYSFAAIGRETIHLKSFYKESTQGDSTIADIYERFLGIKTIFTEDEHKLTLQPIENFQFPGKIVLDMNNCPDIAQTLCVTAAALKIPFEISGLGTLKVKETDRLSALHNELKKLGAETEITDLTIQSLAFKDAEENISIKTYQDHRMAMSFAPFCLIKELNIEDENVVEKSYPMFWEDLTHILLK, encoded by the coding sequence ATGAAGCTAGAAAAATCAAAATTAATCGGAAATAAAACCATACAAATCAGCGGTTCGAAAAGTATTTCGAATCGTTTGTTGATTTTGGAAAGTTTATTTTCAAACATAAAAATCGGGAATTTATCTAATTCTCAGGATACACAATTATTAAAAAAAGCACTTTCGGAAAACACTGAAACTGTTGACATTCATCATGCAGGAACGGCGATGCGTTTTCTGACATCCTATTATTCTATTCAGGAAGGAAAAACTACCATTCTCACCGGTTCAGGAAGAATGAAAGAACGACCGATTAAAAATCTGGTGACCGCTTTACAGAATCTCGGCGTTCAAATTGAATACTTAGAAAATGAAGGTTTTCCGCCATTGAAAATTACGGGAAGAAAAATCACTGAGAAAAAAGTGGATGTTCCGGCAAATATTTCAAGTCAGTTTATTACTTCTCTCCTACTGATTGGAGGAAGATTGGAAAACGGTCTGGAAATTAATTTGGTTGGTGAAGTTACTTCAAGGTCATACATCGAAATGACTTTGGATATTCTGACCAAATTCGGGATTAAAAATACCTTTGAAGGAAATACTATAAAAGTTGAATCATTCATCAATAATCATTCATCAATTATAAATTACGAAGTAGAAAGCGATTGGAGTTCGGCGTCGTACTTCTATTCATTCGCAGCAATTGGAAGAGAAACAATCCATCTGAAAAGTTTTTACAAAGAATCTACACAGGGAGATTCTACGATTGCAGATATTTATGAACGGTTTTTGGGGATTAAAACTATTTTCACAGAAGACGAACACAAATTGACTCTTCAACCTATTGAGAATTTCCAATTCCCGGGAAAAATTGTTTTGGATATGAATAATTGTCCGGATATTGCACAAACGCTTTGTGTGACAGCAGCAGCTTTGAAAATTCCGTTTGAAATTTCTGGATTGGGAACTTTAAAAGTAAAAGAAACCGATCGACTTTCAGCTTTACACAACGAGTTGAAAAAATTAGGAGCGGAAACGGAAATTACAGATTTAACCATACAATCTTTAGCATTTAAAGATGCGGAAGAAAATATTTCTATTAAAACATATCAGGATCACAGAATGGCAATGAGCTTTGCTCCGTTTTGTCTGATTAAAGAATTGAATATTGAGGACGAAAATGTAGTGGAAAAATCTTATCCGATGTTTTGGGAAGATTTGACACATATTTTGCTAAAATAA
- a CDS encoding DUF4407 domain-containing protein, which translates to MKNSQQTINQTNHQINWFQKFLMVCSGGNIHILRKTPSEWNKFSGIGGIVFFTAIFATLSAGYAMYTVFDDLLISVGFGILWGLMIFNLDRYIVSSIKKTGTWWNQILMSIPRLILATFLGIIISKPLELKIFEKEVNKQLNTIIQRNKKQLQGEMSGRILQQSGPFDTEKKQISDKIAQYQKSYDSAAVELEKEILGKQSGLTSGKEGYGPNAKRKQELKEQRRVDLENYQKQAAPRLEYLDKEISKVYTSLETERKSTETIEDKFNGFAARLQALDELGKNSAIIATAAAFIMGLFICLEISPVLVKLISQVGPYDYLLEKTENDFRLYAKEKIEKGNALTDFRIDDFKDNLKN; encoded by the coding sequence ATGAAAAACAGTCAACAAACTATAAATCAGACGAATCATCAAATTAATTGGTTTCAGAAATTTTTGATGGTCTGCTCAGGAGGAAATATTCATATTCTCAGAAAAACACCAAGCGAATGGAATAAATTTTCCGGAATTGGTGGCATTGTATTTTTTACAGCGATTTTTGCAACACTTTCTGCTGGTTACGCAATGTATACCGTATTTGATGATCTATTAATTTCCGTGGGATTTGGGATTTTGTGGGGATTGATGATTTTTAATTTAGACAGATATATTGTTTCATCTATAAAAAAAACCGGAACGTGGTGGAATCAGATTTTGATGTCGATTCCGAGATTGATTTTAGCAACATTTTTAGGAATTATTATTTCCAAACCTTTAGAACTTAAAATTTTTGAAAAGGAAGTCAACAAACAATTAAATACCATTATTCAAAGAAATAAAAAACAATTACAAGGCGAAATGAGCGGAAGAATACTTCAGCAAAGTGGGCCTTTTGATACCGAGAAAAAACAAATCTCTGATAAAATTGCTCAATACCAAAAGTCATATGATTCTGCAGCCGTTGAATTGGAAAAGGAAATTTTGGGAAAACAATCGGGATTAACAAGTGGTAAAGAAGGTTACGGGCCGAATGCAAAGCGTAAACAAGAATTAAAAGAGCAACGCAGAGTTGATCTTGAGAATTACCAAAAGCAGGCTGCTCCAAGATTAGAATATTTAGACAAAGAAATTTCAAAAGTTTATACCAGCTTGGAAACCGAAAGAAAATCAACCGAAACTATTGAAGATAAGTTCAATGGTTTTGCTGCGAGACTTCAGGCTTTGGATGAATTAGGAAAAAACTCAGCCATTATAGCAACTGCCGCTGCATTCATCATGGGACTTTTCATTTGTCTGGAAATTTCTCCGGTTTTGGTGAAGTTGATTTCCCAAGTCGGACCTTATGATTATCTATTAGAAAAAACTGAAAATGACTTTAGATTATATGCCAAAGAAAAGATTGAAAAAGGAAATGCACTAACCGATTTTCGAATTGATGATTTTAAGGATAATTTAAAAAATTAA
- a CDS encoding DUF4252 domain-containing protein: MKILKTIFIAICTISFMQSCVVSKKPNMEFFSNADYDYQGARFVSFNVPLFLAKPYIKRALKEDGESEAVYDLVKKVSKIKIMTVENGNKTMLNDYSNYLNNNNYQDWATIKHDGNNVNIRVKQKGEFIKNMLITVNSDKELVFVDVKGSFTPDDISQMISHVSDK; the protein is encoded by the coding sequence ATGAAAATTTTAAAAACAATCTTTATTGCCATTTGTACAATTTCCTTCATGCAATCTTGCGTGGTTTCAAAAAAACCAAATATGGAATTTTTCTCAAATGCAGATTATGATTACCAAGGGGCAAGATTTGTGAGTTTTAATGTTCCGTTATTTTTGGCGAAGCCCTATATCAAGAGAGCATTGAAAGAAGATGGTGAAAGTGAAGCGGTGTATGATCTCGTAAAAAAAGTTTCGAAAATAAAAATAATGACCGTTGAAAACGGAAACAAAACAATGCTGAATGATTATTCTAATTATTTAAACAACAACAATTACCAAGATTGGGCAACTATAAAGCATGACGGAAATAACGTCAACATCAGAGTAAAGCAGAAAGGTGAATTTATCAAAAATATGCTCATCACCGTAAATTCAGATAAAGAATTGGTCTTTGTGGATGTAAAAGGAAGTTTCACTCCGGATGATATCTCTCAGATGATCAGTCATGTTTCAGATAAATAG
- a CDS encoding BamA/TamA family outer membrane protein, with translation MVEPTDIDLFLYKTKINAGYDYLTTIYTKDNITAPQNQFYFFGEHNYNINGNHFLNIKAEGAMMDSKVDFSANELYRFGGWNSLRGFNENSLAADFYYYGSLEYRYLIGNQAFFDVFGQYGQLNNKSLNVKPKLYSVGLGFNFFIPIGLMSFQLSNGNEFGNPFKFNDIKIHWGILSRF, from the coding sequence ATGGTAGAACCTACAGACATCGATTTATTTCTTTATAAAACAAAAATCAATGCAGGATATGATTATCTGACGACAATTTACACCAAAGACAATATTACGGCTCCGCAAAATCAGTTTTACTTTTTTGGGGAACACAATTATAATATCAACGGCAATCACTTCCTCAACATCAAAGCTGAAGGTGCAATGATGGATTCTAAAGTCGATTTCTCTGCCAATGAACTCTACCGTTTTGGAGGCTGGAATTCCCTGCGGGGGTTTAATGAAAATTCTCTTGCCGCCGATTTTTATTATTACGGAAGTTTAGAATATCGATATCTAATAGGTAATCAGGCATTTTTTGATGTCTTTGGCCAATATGGGCAGCTCAATAACAAATCGCTCAATGTAAAGCCTAAATTGTACAGCGTCGGGCTTGGTTTCAATTTCTTTATTCCGATTGGCTTGATGAGTTTCCAGCTGTCGAATGGTAACGAATTTGGAAATCCCTTCAAGTTTAACGATATAAAAATTCACTGGGGAATTTTGAGCAGATTCTAA
- a CDS encoding DUF4252 domain-containing protein has product MKKIFIIFALAFSHFFNVYGQREKLDQLFDKYQEVEGVTSIKIAKPMFGMLSNLNIADSELDQIKPLLAKINGLKVLITESPENGKSSNNLNQLNKEITSYLKNMNYSEMMSVKNGDSKIKFLSSEAKNGLLEDILLRIDSGNGENILVMLDGKLSMDDVNKIINSSETKTSSTSTTTVKNSFNSNSDSSYLNGETRNVGNFSGIEVSTGVNVVFKQENVTNVKVYADSDKLHNIITKVENGVLKVYIDNKGAKKMKFKNLSVNISSPRMDNIKTSSGSIFTVVNSIKENNLRIDASSGSSVAGKFTVNNTTDFSASSGSDVKASVTSGKILVKCSSGSSVNLEGNSDIGMIDVSSGAEVKADNLRINNAEVESTSGSSVSVNVKDKMRVKASSGGSVRYKGNPKIDSDVSKMSGGSLSSIN; this is encoded by the coding sequence ATGAAAAAAATATTCATCATATTTGCACTCGCTTTTTCACATTTTTTCAATGTGTACGGGCAGAGAGAAAAATTAGACCAGCTTTTCGACAAGTATCAGGAAGTTGAAGGAGTAACTTCCATCAAAATTGCAAAACCCATGTTTGGGATGCTCAGCAATCTTAACATTGCAGATTCAGAATTGGATCAGATAAAACCTTTACTTGCCAAAATCAACGGATTGAAAGTTTTAATCACAGAAAGTCCTGAAAACGGAAAATCTTCGAATAATCTCAATCAGCTGAATAAAGAAATTACTTCTTACCTGAAAAACATGAATTACAGCGAAATGATGTCTGTGAAAAATGGAGATAGTAAGATTAAATTTCTTTCATCAGAAGCTAAAAACGGACTTCTTGAAGATATTTTGCTAAGAATAGACAGCGGAAACGGCGAGAATATTCTGGTCATGCTTGATGGGAAACTTTCAATGGATGATGTGAATAAAATTATCAATTCCAGCGAGACAAAAACAAGTTCTACGAGCACTACGACTGTAAAAAACAGTTTTAATTCTAATAGTGACTCATCTTATTTAAATGGTGAAACCAGAAATGTAGGCAATTTTTCAGGAATTGAAGTGAGTACAGGCGTAAATGTGGTTTTCAAGCAGGAAAATGTAACCAATGTTAAGGTTTATGCAGATTCGGATAAGCTTCATAATATCATCACAAAAGTTGAGAACGGTGTTTTGAAAGTCTATATCGATAACAAAGGCGCAAAAAAGATGAAATTTAAAAACTTAAGTGTCAATATTTCTTCTCCAAGAATGGATAATATTAAAACTTCATCTGGTTCTATTTTTACGGTTGTGAATTCAATTAAAGAAAATAATCTTAGAATTGATGCTTCCTCAGGATCTAGTGTTGCCGGTAAGTTTACAGTAAATAACACAACGGATTTTAGTGCTAGCTCAGGTTCTGATGTGAAAGCAAGTGTCACTTCAGGAAAAATTTTGGTAAAATGTTCAAGTGGTTCCAGTGTTAACTTAGAAGGAAATTCAGACATCGGAATGATTGATGTAAGCAGTGGAGCGGAGGTAAAAGCAGATAACCTTAGAATAAACAATGCAGAAGTAGAATCTACATCAGGAAGCAGTGTTTCTGTGAATGTGAAAGACAAAATGAGAGTGAAAGCATCTTCAGGTGGATCGGTAAGATACAAAGGGAATCCTAAGATTGATTCTGATGTAAGTAAAATGTCCGGAGGAAGTCTTTCATCAATCAACTAA
- a CDS encoding zinc-dependent metalloprotease: protein MREEGEQKINGINQQAFLNKVGATSSWNALYTGQLYEIPVVVHVIESQDAANANLAVTDQEIINWIGRANSMYATTYGNGFYPEGAGPAGGNVMPFKLVLAKRSPTCMPTTGIIRYNGSTLPDYDQNGVTDTGATDSQIKNQLAPHWPENSYFNIYVVIGFDGQQQLSYGLMGYAAFPTSYDYDYESFMKVATIKNQNDTTLTHELGHAFGLYHTFQGISASSQTSCPVNNNCSTEGDRVCDTSPSRSMYGVAIPNNNAIDPCTAQNYDGTQYNVMNYTNSNRKFTEGQRNRAVLLMMEYRKNLLNSLAGTDPATVVTTPVSVVNVQCSPSGIVNPTNSAVGPTRVIFGTINSISSGYDSDEATPVYYANYATASCIRPAYFTDIASNTATELKVTYAYAFNHPDKFRTKVWIDYNNNGIFENSELVVNNLSANLTNSGLTLANNITPPASAVKNVYLRMRIAVDAATFNGVTFPDFDACSQLQYGQMEDYAVRILETLSTSDIKKDNTETKIVYTKASNKLQIFGASKLVFGDYQIYDMSGKLIQKGNSKTNEIQINQELVKGTYIVNYSDGDKQGSKKFLNN, encoded by the coding sequence TTGAGAGAAGAAGGTGAGCAGAAGATCAACGGTATCAATCAACAGGCTTTTCTAAATAAAGTCGGGGCAACTTCTTCGTGGAATGCATTGTATACCGGACAGCTTTATGAGATCCCTGTTGTTGTACATGTAATCGAATCACAGGATGCAGCAAATGCTAATTTAGCAGTAACTGACCAAGAAATTATCAATTGGATTGGAAGAGCAAACAGTATGTATGCCACTACTTATGGTAATGGCTTTTATCCTGAAGGGGCTGGCCCTGCCGGTGGAAATGTAATGCCATTTAAACTTGTTTTGGCAAAAAGATCGCCAACATGTATGCCTACGACTGGTATTATACGCTATAACGGAAGTACTCTTCCTGATTATGATCAAAATGGAGTAACTGATACCGGAGCCACAGATTCTCAAATTAAAAACCAACTTGCACCACATTGGCCTGAAAATTCATACTTTAATATTTATGTTGTCATTGGTTTTGACGGACAGCAGCAGTTATCTTATGGGCTAATGGGTTATGCTGCATTTCCAACTTCATATGATTACGATTATGAAAGTTTTATGAAAGTAGCAACGATTAAGAATCAAAATGATACAACACTTACTCACGAGCTGGGTCATGCTTTTGGGCTTTATCATACTTTTCAAGGAATTTCGGCAAGCAGTCAAACAAGCTGTCCAGTAAATAACAACTGCTCAACAGAAGGTGACCGGGTTTGTGATACTTCACCATCTAGAAGTATGTATGGAGTTGCAATTCCCAACAATAATGCTATAGATCCATGTACAGCTCAAAATTACGATGGTACGCAGTATAATGTAATGAACTACACAAATTCTAACCGTAAATTTACAGAAGGGCAGAGAAACAGAGCTGTTCTGCTGATGATGGAATATAGAAAAAATCTGCTCAATTCACTTGCCGGTACCGATCCTGCAACAGTTGTCACTACCCCCGTTTCTGTAGTGAACGTACAATGTAGTCCTTCTGGAATAGTAAATCCAACTAATAGTGCTGTGGGGCCGACGCGAGTAATTTTCGGAACTATCAATAGTATAAGTAGCGGATATGATTCTGACGAAGCAACTCCCGTTTATTATGCAAATTATGCTACGGCAAGCTGCATAAGACCTGCTTATTTTACAGACATTGCTTCAAATACTGCAACAGAGTTGAAAGTAACTTATGCTTATGCATTTAACCATCCTGATAAATTTAGAACGAAAGTTTGGATTGATTATAATAACAATGGGATTTTTGAAAACTCAGAATTGGTAGTAAATAACTTATCAGCCAATTTAACAAATTCAGGACTTACCCTAGCCAATAACATCACCCCTCCAGCAAGTGCTGTAAAGAATGTGTACTTAAGAATGAGAATAGCGGTAGATGCTGCTACATTCAATGGAGTAACTTTCCCTGACTTTGATGCATGTTCGCAATTACAATATGGTCAAATGGAGGACTACGCAGTTAGGATTTTGGAAACATTAAGTACTTCTGATATTAAAAAAGATAATACTGAAACTAAAATTGTTTATACCAAAGCCAGCAACAAACTTCAGATTTTTGGAGCCAGCAAACTTGTATTTGGCGACTATCAAATCTATGATATGAGTGGAAAACTGATTCAGAAAGGGAATTCAAAAACAAATGAAATCCAGATCAATCAAGAATTAGTAAAAGGCACATATATCGTCAATTATTCAGATGGCGATAAACAAGGATCGAAAAAATTCCTTAACAATTAA
- a CDS encoding RNA polymerase sigma factor, with product MTQEIFKNTVFILKDEMYRFAKRFVMSSDEAEDVVQDLMIKFWQKKEELEKFGNLKSYALKSVKNECLNRLKHHDVKLGFADLQLHRSEFYSMDVNNLKEHIIGFINQLPEKQKMVIHLKDVEEYDVSEISEMLEMEENAVRVNLMRARQKVKEQISQLMSYEQRTISG from the coding sequence ATGACCCAAGAGATTTTCAAGAACACGGTTTTCATTCTCAAAGATGAGATGTATCGTTTTGCGAAAAGGTTTGTCATGAGCAGTGATGAGGCAGAAGATGTGGTACAAGATTTAATGATCAAGTTTTGGCAGAAAAAAGAAGAACTTGAAAAATTTGGAAATTTAAAATCCTACGCATTAAAATCTGTAAAAAATGAATGCCTCAATAGATTGAAACACCACGACGTGAAGTTAGGCTTTGCAGATCTGCAGCTTCACCGGTCGGAATTCTACAGTATGGATGTGAATAATCTCAAGGAGCATATCATTGGTTTTATCAATCAGCTTCCTGAGAAACAGAAAATGGTCATCCATTTGAAAGATGTAGAAGAGTATGATGTGTCTGAAATTTCCGAAATGCTGGAAATGGAAGAAAATGCAGTAAGAGTGAATCTTATGCGGGCGAGACAAAAAGTAAAAGAACAAATCTCACAACTGATGAGCTATGAGCAACGAACAATATCAGGATAA
- a CDS encoding phage tail protein: MKKLALALTMLASIAFTPTAKAQASDPYIGQIMFGAFQNAPNGWAECNGQLLPISQNSALFALLGTTYGGNGQTNFALPDMRGRSIVHPGTGPGLSPIVSGQTGGTETVTLTQSQMPLHSHTVNAVSTEGNQNTPTNTLPADTKVLDKEYSDANANTVMKSTMINPAGGNQPHENRPPYIGIKCYIALQGVWPSWN, encoded by the coding sequence ATGAAAAAATTAGCATTAGCATTAACGATGCTTGCAAGCATTGCGTTTACACCAACAGCAAAAGCTCAAGCATCAGATCCTTACATCGGGCAAATAATGTTCGGAGCCTTCCAAAACGCACCAAACGGATGGGCAGAATGTAATGGACAACTTCTTCCAATCTCTCAAAATTCAGCATTATTTGCACTTTTGGGCACCACTTATGGAGGCAACGGCCAAACAAATTTTGCCCTACCAGACATGAGAGGGCGATCAATTGTACATCCGGGAACAGGCCCAGGGCTAAGCCCGATAGTGAGCGGACAAACAGGTGGTACAGAAACCGTAACTTTGACACAGTCCCAGATGCCTCTTCACTCTCATACAGTAAATGCAGTAAGCACAGAAGGGAACCAAAATACCCCAACAAATACACTACCTGCAGATACAAAAGTACTTGATAAAGAATACTCTGACGCAAATGCAAATACAGTAATGAAAAGTACAATGATCAATCCGGCAGGAGGAAATCAACCACACGAAAACAGACCCCCATATATTGGGATCAAGTGTTATATAGCTTTACAAGGAGTTTGGCCATCATGGAATTAA
- a CDS encoding SDR family oxidoreductase produces MNKTIIITGTSSGIGFVLAEYFGKKGHKVYGLSRKFTESQYFKSIPTDITDNDAVQNAIAEVLKTETRIDVLINNAGMGMVGSVEDSTKENILKLFNLNLVGAVQMMTAVMPKMRENKFGKIINVSSIGSEMGLPFRGFYSASKSALDKVTEAIRYEVYPWNIDVCSLHLGDIKTNIAENRVKTKVSEPYKSVFDKVYALMNSHVGDGTEPLEVAEYIDQLLTKKKWKAHYYFGKFGQKIGVPLKWILPQGTYENLMKKYNKLA; encoded by the coding sequence TTGAATAAAACAATCATCATCACCGGAACTTCCTCAGGAATTGGTTTCGTGTTAGCAGAATATTTCGGGAAGAAAGGTCATAAAGTCTACGGTCTGAGCCGAAAATTTACCGAAAGCCAATATTTCAAATCAATTCCGACTGACATTACTGATAACGATGCCGTTCAAAATGCCATTGCGGAAGTTTTAAAAACAGAAACCAGAATCGATGTTCTCATCAACAATGCGGGAATGGGAATGGTAGGTTCTGTGGAAGACTCTACGAAAGAAAATATTCTTAAATTATTTAATCTGAATCTGGTTGGAGCCGTGCAAATGATGACTGCTGTAATGCCAAAAATGCGTGAAAACAAATTTGGAAAAATCATCAATGTTTCCAGTATTGGAAGCGAGATGGGATTGCCGTTTCGTGGGTTTTATTCGGCTTCAAAATCTGCTTTAGACAAAGTGACAGAAGCCATCAGATATGAAGTTTATCCTTGGAATATCGATGTTTGTTCGCTTCATTTAGGTGACATCAAAACCAATATTGCAGAAAACAGAGTCAAGACGAAAGTTTCTGAGCCTTACAAAAGCGTTTTTGATAAAGTGTATGCTTTGATGAATTCTCACGTTGGCGACGGAACTGAACCTTTGGAAGTTGCAGAATATATTGATCAACTTTTAACTAAAAAGAAGTGGAAAGCTCATTATTATTTCGGTAAATTCGGGCAGAAAATCGGAGTTCCTTTGAAATGGATTTTACCGCAGGGAACGTATGAGAATTTAATGAAGAAGTATAATAAACTGGCTTAG
- a CDS encoding GlmU family protein, whose product MQLVFSDAQYWEDFLPLTFTRPVAEMRCGILTFSERWQKILENTEVSFFTENYLQGKFKNPEDVESLFLVTNFLPTETIIRQIKDLKLGEALVYEDELIAARINMKGFSLNQIEKMTDIKEELIFFKKPTDLFTYNDKAIDFDFELLTQGKVSQELSSTNGFLGDKKDLFIEEGAQIEFSTINTKTGKIYIGKNAEVMEGCNLRGPIALCEDSKFNLGAKIYGATTIGPHSKVGGEVNNIIIFGYSNKGHDGFVGNSVIGEWCNLGADTNSSNLKNNYASVKLWSYRTKHFEDTGLQFAGLIMGDHSKTAINTQLNTGTVIGVAANIFRAGFAPNLIESFSWGGFKDDERFKLDKAYEVAEKVMARRKLPLTDDDKAILKHIFDEY is encoded by the coding sequence ATGCAGCTAGTATTTTCAGATGCACAATATTGGGAAGATTTTCTTCCGCTTACTTTTACCCGTCCTGTTGCAGAAATGCGATGCGGAATTCTGACCTTCTCCGAACGATGGCAGAAAATTTTAGAAAACACTGAAGTTTCTTTTTTTACCGAAAACTATCTTCAAGGAAAATTTAAAAATCCGGAAGATGTGGAAAGTCTTTTTTTGGTAACCAATTTTTTACCGACAGAAACAATTATTCGGCAGATAAAAGATTTGAAACTAGGTGAAGCTTTGGTTTATGAAGATGAATTAATCGCTGCAAGAATCAATATGAAAGGTTTTTCTCTGAACCAGATTGAGAAAATGACCGACATCAAAGAAGAATTGATTTTCTTTAAAAAACCGACAGATCTCTTTACTTATAATGATAAAGCCATCGATTTTGATTTTGAATTATTAACCCAAGGAAAAGTTTCTCAGGAATTATCTTCAACTAATGGATTTTTAGGCGATAAGAAAGATTTGTTCATCGAAGAAGGTGCACAAATCGAATTTTCCACTATTAATACTAAAACCGGAAAAATCTACATCGGAAAAAATGCTGAAGTGATGGAAGGGTGTAATCTTCGTGGCCCGATTGCATTGTGCGAGGATTCTAAATTTAATTTAGGAGCAAAAATTTATGGCGCAACTACGATTGGTCCGCATTCTAAAGTGGGTGGAGAGGTGAATAACATTATTATTTTCGGATATTCTAATAAAGGTCACGATGGTTTTGTTGGAAATTCTGTGATTGGCGAATGGTGCAATCTGGGTGCAGATACCAATTCTTCTAATCTTAAAAACAATTACGCAAGCGTAAAACTTTGGAGCTACAGAACCAAACATTTTGAAGATACAGGTTTGCAGTTTGCAGGTTTAATCATGGGAGATCATTCTAAGACTGCCATCAATACCCAATTAAATACAGGGACAGTCATTGGAGTGGCTGCCAATATTTTCAGAGCAGGCTTTGCTCCAAATCTGATAGAAAGTTTTTCTTGGGGCGGATTTAAAGATGATGAAAGATTTAAATTAGACAAAGCCTACGAAGTCGCCGAGAAAGTAATGGCACGAAGAAAACTGCCTTTAACAGACGATGACAAGGCAATTTTAAAGCATATTTTTGACGAATATTAA